The Methanolobus sp. WCC4 genome includes the window TGGCGTACGGGGGACGAACAATGTGTCATCGGGTATCGATCAACCCACAAAGAGCTTTCCAGGTCAGTGTCCCTGGAAGACACCTATGTTGAGAACACACGCAAAAAGCTTGAGAAAAAAGAGCCCCGTGAAAGGAGACCATGGCCCGACACAAGCACGGCTGCTTCAGTAAGGGAACATCTTAAAAGGGAAGTTCCTGTAGCTGAGACCAGACCTGAAACTGTAATGGAACCAGCACCTGTATCCGAACCTGTGGCCAGGACCAGTGAATCCTATATCGAGGCGCGTGTGGGAAAACCGGTTCCTGAAGTGCTGGAACAGCTTGCTCCTGTGACCCAGGAAGAGGTCGTGGTCAATGATAAGAACACCACGGTGATCGAAGCAAAGAGCAGTGATGAAGAAAAGGATAAGGATGCAAGGAAAAGAAAGTCACTTGATGAAGTGATGGACCTGGACCTTCCTGAGGACTATGAGGAGAAGTTCTGGAAATAGTCCCATTGCTATTCCTGATATACTTCTGATGCCCTCCTTAATATTTACGATATATGAGATGCGGGATACTTTGCAGAGTATATGACCTGCTGCTGGATGAACTCGGACCACAATACTGGTGGCCTGCTGATTCAGCTTTTGAGGTCATTGTGGGTGCCATGCTCACCCAGCAGACAAAATGGACCAATGTCGAGAAGGCGATAAATGGCCTGAAAGAACATGATCTGCTGGAGGTCGGGTCACTTGCCAGTGCTGACATCGAACTGCTTGAAGGACTCGTGAGATGTTGCGGTTTCTATCGTCAGAAGGCTTCCCGCCTGAAAGGAATGGCTGGTTTTTTTGCGGAGCAGGGCATGGAGCAGGTTTTCTCGATGCCTGTAGATGAACTTCGCAGGACCATGTTATCTCTCAAAGGTGTCGGGAACGAGACTGCAGACAGTATCGTTCTTTACGCAGCTGACAAACCGAAGTTCGTGATCGATGCCTACACCACCCGGATGATGAAGTGTATCGGCATTGAAGGGAATTATATGCAGCTACAGAGGATGTTCGAAGAACAACTCCCTGAAGACGTCGGTATCTATAAGGAATACCATGCTCTCATAGTTGAATATTCAAAGGCCTACTGTGGCAGGGACCGATGTAATGAATGTATTCTTAAGGATCTGAATGAGAATGGATGTTGAAACCTATAATGAGATATACGCAAGCCTTGATGATGTCGATGACGTAAGAAGACTGGCTGAACAGTTCTCACAACCCATCGGTACCATTCATTCGATACTGAACCAGAAGGTCGTTACAAAGGTCAAGAAGAACTTCTCCAGGGTCAAGAACAAGGGCCCAAGACATCTGAAGCAGTGGAAGAAGGGCAAGAGCATAGTTTCCATTGCCAAGAAGAATGACATTCCTCCAACCCTTATGGTCTCCATGCTCCTTAAGGAGATGGATATTCCCAAGAAAGGATTCATCAGGAATCTTGATTCCCAGCCGGAGGGTCGCCTGAAAAGGGAAGTTATCGAAGCCATGGATTCAGACTTTTTCTTCTCTCCCCGGGCACACGAGTTACATGCTGAGAAAGGCGAGATGGGTGAGTACATCCTTGCTGAGTGGATAAGTGAACAGGAACTTACTTACAGGTCTGAGAACGACCTGCGGGATGAGGGATTCACAAAGACCCCGGATTTCCTGCTGAACGAGGAACTTGATGTTGATGGTGTTAAAGTATCATGGATAGAGAGCAAGGCTCTCTTCGGTGATGAGAAAGAGCACGACTATTACATCAAAAAACAGTTCAGGGAATATGAGGAGTTATACGGTACCGGAATGATAGTCTACTGGTACGGTTACATTGACACTGTCAGTTACAACGGACATGTCATAAAGGACTACAGTTTCTTTGACAGGGACTGGGACCTGATAGAGGAACTTCTGAACTTCAAGACCTACTGGTAGTCTTTTAGCTCTCACTCTTTCTTTCTGTGGGACATGACCTTTTTTGTATATACCTGGTTCACACCTTCTTCATCATATACTACAACATCATCGTTCATGGTCGCGTGATTACCATGGATCGCAAGGAAAGGCAGTAACTCATTGCTCTGCGGGTCGCGCTGGTTCTTCATGTTAAAGATGTCCTGCGACGTGCTTAATGGAACAGTGTGCATGATATTGGTAATTCGGGTCATATTTCTATGAGGAATGGCTGCTTATTAATAGCTTTCGTATTGTAATTATATGAGGTAATTCTGTGTCCTGAAAGGACAGTTTTCCTCGCAGAATTCCCGATAATTTCCGGATAATTATCGATGACATATTCTCATAAGCAAAGGTTATAATAGGAACAATTATCTAAGGTTACTGACTCCGGAGTCTTCCGGATCTTACACTTATCATATCATATATCGGTGAAATTATGGCAGAGATTACACACTGGGCAGATGTCGTGGCAGATGAGGTGCTTGCAAAGGGTAAGAAGCATCTTGTTGCAACAGGTATCACACCCTCAGGTCACATTCATATTGGTAACATGCGCGAGGTCGTAACTGCAGATGCAGCATACAGGGCCCTTGTCGACAAAGGTGCAGAGGCTGAGTTCATCTACATCGCAGATACCTATGACCCTTTAAGGAAGGTCTATCCTTTTCTGGATGACAGCTATGAAGAGCACGTAGGAAAACCCCTTTCTGAGATACCATGTCCCTGCGGAGAGCACAGGAACTATTCCGAACATTTCCTTGAGCCTTTCCTTGCAGCACTCGAGCATCTCGGGATACACCCGAAGGTGTACAGGGCGGATGAGCTGTACAAGGAAGGTGTCTATGTAGAGGCTATCAAGCAGGCCCTTTTAAAGAAGGACGAGATAGCAGCTATTCTTGAGAAGAGGTCAGGTAAGACACAGGTAGAGACATGGAACCCTTTCAATCCTATATGCAATGAGTGTGGAAAGGTCAATACGACCATAGTGACCGGATTTGACATCGATGCCGAGACCGTTGATTACGAATGTTCATGCGGAAGCAGCGGCACAGTACCAATGAAGGGTGGCGGAAAGCTCACCTGGCGTGTGGACTGGCCTGCAAGGTGGAAGGCACTGGGCGTGACCGTTGAACCGTTCGGTAAGGACCATGCTTCAAGGGGTGGATCCTATGATACCGGAGTGGCCATCGCCGAAGAGATATTCGGATACGAAGCTCCCCATCCAATCGTCTATGAGTGGATCATGCTCGGACAGAAGGGTGCAATGTCATCATCTACTGGTGTTGTTGTTTCCATTGCGGACATGTTGAAAGTTGTACCTCCTGAGGTACTTCGTTATCTTATCATACGCACAAAGCCTGAAAAGCACATAAGGTTCGACCCTGCACTGCCGCTTCTCACACTTGTGGACGAGTTCGAGCGCCTTCACTCAAGCGACAAGGCAACAGAATATGATAAGAGGATCATCGAGCTCTCACATGCAGCAGGACTCTGTCACACAGATATCCCGTTCAAACACATGACAACCATATACCAGGTTGCAGCAGGCGACTTTGATAAGATCCTAAATATAGTGGGAAGGGCCGGATATGACGTTTCCAACGAGAAGTGCATACGTGAGCTTGCCGACAATGTGGGCAAGTGGCTTGAGATGTTCGCTCCTGACAATGCAAAGTTCAGTGTTCAGGAAGAACTTCCGGTAAGCACTGCACAGCTCAATGACTTCCAGAGAGCATTCCTCAGTTCATTCTCAACCATACTGGACAAGAGCGGTGAACTGACCGGTGAGGACTATCACAACCTCGTATACTCATCAAAGGAAGCAGGCACCGAACTGAATACGATGATCGCTGCTGCCATGGACGTAGCTCCTGAGTCACTTGAAGTGAATCCAAAAGAACTCTTCAAGGCGATCTATGTGTCCGTGCTCGGACAGCCATCAGGTCCAAAGGCGGGATGGTTCCTTTCATCACTTGAGAAGGACTTCCTCGCACAGCGCTTCAGGGAAGCAGCAGAGTACAGACCCTGAACATGGATAATAGTTCTTCCCCGGGCAGCAAATCTGGCAATTTCGATAATTCTGCCAGGTCTGAAAAGTCTCATTTCCTTGCCTGGGAAGAGGAATACAAACATGTGACCTGGGGCGGTCCCCGGTCGATATCAATGCTTGAGGGATTGGTGTCACCATCATCCCGGGTACTTGATCTTGGTTGCGGGAACGGTCGTTTCCTTCTCCCGCTTTCAAAAAAATACGAGTCAATTGGCACCGACGTGTCAGCAACCGCAGTTCACAGGGCTCGTTCATATCTTTTTAAGAACAAATCGCAGGCAGAGTGCCTTGTTTCTAGTATAACCTCGCTTCCCTTTTCTGATAATTCCTTTGATGTTATCCTGTGTCTTGGTGTGCTCCAGCACCTGCTGGAAGATGAAAGGAAGACCGCAATAAGCGAGATCAAGAGGGTTATGGCAGATAATGCCGTCCTTGTGCTGGAGGTATTCGGTACTGAGGATATGAGATATGGCGGGGAAGCAATAGAAAAGGATACATTCCGCAGGAAAAGCGGTATCATATATCATTATTTCACGCAGGAAGAGATATCATCCCTGCTTTCAGGATTTGAGATAATGGAGATGAAAGATATAGTCTCAGAAAAAATGTTCAGTGGCAAACCCCACAGGCGCCACCAGATCAGGGCAATAGCCCGTCTTTAGAAAGCGATACCTAGATAGTTCAGCACTATGATGAGCAGTGCACCTACAACTCCCGCGATCGCGCAGATCAGTATTACTACCCATGTATAAGCTATTTCCAGACCCAGCACAAGGTTTGCCAGGACAAGTACGATAAGTCCGACAATTGTGTTAATGACCATATTCTTTACAGTCTTAAGCACTTTCCAGAGGACAATTGCAGCTATAATGGCTACAATGAGGATTATAATTTCAGTTACCATAGTCACCATTTTTATATTGTTATGATAAGTATTTAATGCTTGCTAAAAAATTAAGGTTTGTTGGCAGAGTTCAGGAACGCATCAATTTCCTTCTTCATGACCTCTGCGGAATCATATTCCCTGCAGATGATCCTTGCATCACCCAGTATCATCGCAGAGACGTTCGCTTCAGGAGTATGCAGGCAGAGTACCGGCATCTTTCTGTGAAGTGCGCTGCAGACCTCATAACCAACACCTATGGAAGGTGTACTCACTTCTGCGATAACACAGTCGCTCTTCTCAAGGAATTCCATATCACGTGCATATATCTCCTGTTCGCTCAGCAGGGATTCCGTCCTCTCAAGTTCAGGGTCGGCCACATGCCAGCTGGGTACGTGATGCCCGCTCTCCTGGATATACTCACACATCTCTATATAGGTGGACAGCATTTGCCTGCCACCTCTTATGGATGCCGAAAGGAATACGTTCATTGTACACCCCTGTGGTAATGTCCTCTTGTGTGGAATTCACAAATGTCGCTGCCCTGCCAGAGGTGTTTAGTGTTTCCGGTATAACAGGCATCTATTCCTGTACGGTAAGCGCGGGTGACCATCCCGACACGCTCATCTTCAAGTGTCCTTGAATCTATCCTGAGTCTTGAAACACCTGCTTTGATAAGCTGTGGCACGTCATCCAGCAGGCACAGTTCCCTTGAATTGAAGATATGTGTCCTGCAGTCCGGGTCGGTTTCAACAGGGAATTCGAATCCTTTCTCATCCGCTATCTCAAAACTGCCGCTTTTGCACTGGGAACCACACTTAAAGCCTGAATGATCTCTCTGTCCCATGACTCCTCCGATAAGGCAGTGTTCGGATTCCATTATCTGTATGTTGCCGTGAACGATGTATTCGCATCTGCCATACCTTGTGATCTCAGTGATCTGTCCGAGATTCATCTCAGTTGACAGGGTAACTGTGTCCGCTCCTTTTGTGATAAGTAATTCAAGGGTATGTCTGTTGAACACGTTCATGGAACTGTCAGTTACGATCTTCAGTTCTGTATCTTTTTGGTCGGTGAGGATCTTGAGAACACCCGCATTGGCGACTACAATTCCTGCAAGATCGTTCTCTTTTGCAAACGCTATCGTTTCCTTTACTTTGTTCATCTCCGTATCCTTTACGATGACCGGTGTGTGAAGGTAAACGGCAACGTTCTTTTCTGAAGCAATGGCAAGAGCAGGTTTCCATCCTCCATTACGAAGGCCGGTCCAGTCACTGTCTATGTATACGATATCTGCTCCGCCTTTGATCGCAGACATGAGGGCATCAGGGTTGTTGACACTTACAGAGAGCTTTGTTCTCTCTTCCGGGACCGGTCGTTCCTTTTCTTCTTCAGATGGGATAATATCCTTATCGCCTTCCCTGATGTGAGATGGTCTTCTCCAGCTTTCTATCCTCTTAGTCTCAAGTTCCGCCAGTGCTTCGGTCCTTGCGTTGTTCAGTTCCTTTATTGGTATGAACGCATCATCAGAAAGGTCAATGTTCATCTCTGCAGGTTCAAAGACCGTGTTGCCTGTCTTGGAAAGTTGCTTTTCCACATTATCAAGGGTTGTTGGTCTCTTCTGTGATCTCTCCACAACATAATCCGAGGTCACAGTTGTGGTATTGTTGTCATTATCTGAAACTGAGAGTTCCATCTTCTCTCCGATGCGTGCCTTCAGGTCGATGGAGACAGGGACCCTGCGTATGGGTGAAGGGGAATTATAAGAAGCCTGTAATTCTTTCATGAGGGAATCATCAAGTGTCCTGTAAACCACAGTGCCATTCTTTGGTGGCTGATCGAAATTGATGGTGATGACATCTCCCTTGTCTGCCTTTTTCTCCAGCATGTTCCCGATGTAGATTCCCCTGATTATCGTACCGGAGTCAGCTTTGCCTTCAAAACCAATACCATCTCCTACTTCAAGTTCTCCGGTAAGTGTGATCTCCATTCTTTTGAACTTATTATTATATCCTGTAACTTCTCCGACCATGATTCCCTGATTGTGCGGTCTTTCCTGGCTCATCAGGTCAATGGCAGGGTCGCCTTCGAAGTACCCGGTTGTGAACTCACGGTTGAAAAGCTGTTCAAGCTCGGTTCTCTCTTCCCTGGTCACAGAATAGTTATCAGGGTCTGCTGCGAACCTGTCTATCAGGCGACGGTATATCCTCACAACCCCTGCAACGTATTCAGGGCGCTTCATACGGCCTTCTATCTTGAATGAATCGATACCTGCTTCTATGAGTTTGGGCAGTATCTCAGATGTGTTCAGGTCTTTTGGACTGAGGAGGTAGCTTCCTTCTGTCTTGATCTCCTTCCCATCTCTCAGTAATCTGTATTGCTTGCGGCATG containing:
- a CDS encoding endonuclease; this encodes MRCGILCRVYDLLLDELGPQYWWPADSAFEVIVGAMLTQQTKWTNVEKAINGLKEHDLLEVGSLASADIELLEGLVRCCGFYRQKASRLKGMAGFFAEQGMEQVFSMPVDELRRTMLSLKGVGNETADSIVLYAADKPKFVIDAYTTRMMKCIGIEGNYMQLQRMFEEQLPEDVGIYKEYHALIVEYSKAYCGRDRCNECILKDLNENGC
- a CDS encoding C15orf41 family protein, translating into MRMDVETYNEIYASLDDVDDVRRLAEQFSQPIGTIHSILNQKVVTKVKKNFSRVKNKGPRHLKQWKKGKSIVSIAKKNDIPPTLMVSMLLKEMDIPKKGFIRNLDSQPEGRLKREVIEAMDSDFFFSPRAHELHAEKGEMGEYILAEWISEQELTYRSENDLRDEGFTKTPDFLLNEELDVDGVKVSWIESKALFGDEKEHDYYIKKQFREYEELYGTGMIVYWYGYIDTVSYNGHVIKDYSFFDRDWDLIEELLNFKTYW
- the lysS gene encoding lysine--tRNA ligase; its protein translation is MAEITHWADVVADEVLAKGKKHLVATGITPSGHIHIGNMREVVTADAAYRALVDKGAEAEFIYIADTYDPLRKVYPFLDDSYEEHVGKPLSEIPCPCGEHRNYSEHFLEPFLAALEHLGIHPKVYRADELYKEGVYVEAIKQALLKKDEIAAILEKRSGKTQVETWNPFNPICNECGKVNTTIVTGFDIDAETVDYECSCGSSGTVPMKGGGKLTWRVDWPARWKALGVTVEPFGKDHASRGGSYDTGVAIAEEIFGYEAPHPIVYEWIMLGQKGAMSSSTGVVVSIADMLKVVPPEVLRYLIIRTKPEKHIRFDPALPLLTLVDEFERLHSSDKATEYDKRIIELSHAAGLCHTDIPFKHMTTIYQVAAGDFDKILNIVGRAGYDVSNEKCIRELADNVGKWLEMFAPDNAKFSVQEELPVSTAQLNDFQRAFLSSFSTILDKSGELTGEDYHNLVYSSKEAGTELNTMIAAAMDVAPESLEVNPKELFKAIYVSVLGQPSGPKAGWFLSSLEKDFLAQRFREAAEYRP
- a CDS encoding class I SAM-dependent methyltransferase, producing the protein MDNSSSPGSKSGNFDNSARSEKSHFLAWEEEYKHVTWGGPRSISMLEGLVSPSSRVLDLGCGNGRFLLPLSKKYESIGTDVSATAVHRARSYLFKNKSQAECLVSSITSLPFSDNSFDVILCLGVLQHLLEDERKTAISEIKRVMADNAVLVLEVFGTEDMRYGGEAIEKDTFRRKSGIIYHYFTQEEISSLLSGFEIMEMKDIVSEKMFSGKPHRRHQIRAIARL
- a CDS encoding pro-sigmaK processing inhibitor BofA family protein, with the translated sequence MVTEIIILIVAIIAAIVLWKVLKTVKNMVINTIVGLIVLVLANLVLGLEIAYTWVVILICAIAGVVGALLIIVLNYLGIAF
- a CDS encoding nucleoside 2-deoxyribosyltransferase, which codes for MNVFLSASIRGGRQMLSTYIEMCEYIQESGHHVPSWHVADPELERTESLLSEQEIYARDMEFLEKSDCVIAEVSTPSIGVGYEVCSALHRKMPVLCLHTPEANVSAMILGDARIICREYDSAEVMKKEIDAFLNSANKP
- a CDS encoding DUF3656 domain-containing protein, which gives rise to MLKTPELLAPAGNMESLIAAVENGADAVYLGVKDFSARAYAGNFTMEEFREAIDFAHLRDVKVYVTLNTLIKDNEMEKVLELMYTLDELGTDAIIVQDMGLLSLAREMVPTLPVHASTQMTIHNTEGIKLLKDMGVKRIVLARELSLEDIRKIKAETGAEIEAFVHGALCICYSGQCLMSSMIGGRSGNRGYCAQPCRKQYRLLRDGKEIKTEGSYLLSPKDLNTSEILPKLIEAGIDSFKIEGRMKRPEYVAGVVRIYRRLIDRFAADPDNYSVTREERTELEQLFNREFTTGYFEGDPAIDLMSQERPHNQGIMVGEVTGYNNKFKRMEITLTGELEVGDGIGFEGKADSGTIIRGIYIGNMLEKKADKGDVITINFDQPPKNGTVVYRTLDDSLMKELQASYNSPSPIRRVPVSIDLKARIGEKMELSVSDNDNNTTTVTSDYVVERSQKRPTTLDNVEKQLSKTGNTVFEPAEMNIDLSDDAFIPIKELNNARTEALAELETKRIESWRRPSHIREGDKDIIPSEEEKERPVPEERTKLSVSVNNPDALMSAIKGGADIVYIDSDWTGLRNGGWKPALAIASEKNVAVYLHTPVIVKDTEMNKVKETIAFAKENDLAGIVVANAGVLKILTDQKDTELKIVTDSSMNVFNRHTLELLITKGADTVTLSTEMNLGQITEITRYGRCEYIVHGNIQIMESEHCLIGGVMGQRDHSGFKCGSQCKSGSFEIADEKGFEFPVETDPDCRTHIFNSRELCLLDDVPQLIKAGVSRLRIDSRTLEDERVGMVTRAYRTGIDACYTGNTKHLWQGSDICEFHTRGHYHRGVQ